In Bythopirellula goksoeyrii, a single window of DNA contains:
- a CDS encoding DUF3108 domain-containing protein: protein MYCLRSTPSRLCWLNLMASVALVTVAAPANAATASELLEKAIYTEETVGDLDQAIKVYEQVVAEGKAVEKVAAQAQLRIGLIYAKQGKTDKATAAFQAVIDNYPQAEDVVAEARKHLPREPQLLPVPWGAGDELLMEMQLPNGMGVGQQIYRVSAIEKEGQPHWECQTWQTVVINGQLGKSRVLINKETFAPIESTWKHSMLGQATGSYGKNEVVIQLSNETDSTTLKFKGQVFDNEQAAEMFRLLPLKEGYKTTAQIISTLGTTLIPLEIDVTKLETLEVPAGNFECFRLELNIGQTFWISTDEHRYIVQFRGGGVTARLSEIRDSPFTDSTNVEEPSFSVTLPPNWFAYTPSGGEKDASPTTTIIDPDSIANTRIEAGPLEPIRSKFDSPESWLKESIEKYRNETVDFKLDEKGIETTSIGGRPAASAIFQFKEGKKSMTARRITIFGETSAANVRSAVETKQLEQWEPQFAEILSTLEVK, encoded by the coding sequence ATGTATTGTTTACGATCCACCCCGAGCCGACTGTGTTGGCTGAATCTAATGGCCAGTGTGGCACTTGTTACTGTCGCGGCACCGGCCAATGCTGCAACTGCGTCGGAGCTATTGGAAAAGGCAATCTACACCGAGGAGACGGTGGGTGACCTGGATCAAGCGATCAAAGTCTATGAACAAGTTGTCGCGGAAGGAAAAGCTGTCGAGAAGGTCGCTGCCCAAGCACAACTGCGGATTGGTTTGATCTATGCCAAGCAAGGAAAAACCGACAAGGCGACGGCGGCATTTCAGGCCGTGATTGACAATTATCCCCAAGCGGAAGATGTCGTCGCCGAAGCGAGAAAGCATTTGCCGAGAGAGCCTCAATTACTCCCCGTGCCGTGGGGAGCAGGAGACGAGTTGCTAATGGAGATGCAACTCCCGAATGGTATGGGAGTCGGACAGCAAATCTATCGCGTTTCAGCAATCGAGAAAGAAGGTCAACCCCATTGGGAATGTCAGACGTGGCAAACTGTTGTGATCAATGGCCAATTGGGCAAAAGTCGCGTGCTGATCAACAAGGAGACCTTTGCTCCCATTGAAAGCACTTGGAAGCACTCCATGCTGGGTCAGGCAACAGGAAGCTACGGCAAGAATGAAGTCGTAATCCAGTTGTCCAACGAAACCGATTCGACGACGCTGAAGTTCAAGGGGCAGGTCTTTGACAACGAGCAGGCTGCGGAAATGTTTCGCCTGCTGCCTCTCAAAGAAGGTTATAAGACGACAGCACAGATCATTTCTACATTGGGAACGACTTTGATTCCGCTGGAAATAGATGTTACGAAACTTGAGACGCTTGAAGTTCCTGCAGGGAATTTTGAGTGCTTTCGGCTTGAGTTGAACATTGGACAGACCTTCTGGATTTCTACGGATGAGCATCGGTACATCGTTCAGTTCCGCGGTGGCGGGGTGACTGCGAGATTGAGCGAGATTCGCGACAGCCCTTTCACAGATAGCACGAATGTAGAGGAACCGAGTTTTTCAGTGACGCTACCACCAAACTGGTTTGCCTACACTCCCAGTGGCGGAGAGAAGGACGCAAGCCCCACTACGACGATTATCGATCCTGATTCAATCGCGAATACGCGTATCGAGGCGGGCCCGCTGGAGCCCATCCGCTCGAAGTTCGACTCGCCTGAGTCTTGGCTAAAAGAGTCGATTGAAAAGTATCGTAACGAGACAGTAGATTTTAAGCTGGATGAGAAAGGGATTGAAACCACCTCGATCGGCGGTCGACCGGCTGCAAGTGCGATTTTCCAATTCAAGGAGGGGAAGAAGTCGATGACAGCGCGGCGGATCACGATCTTTGGCGAAACCTCGGCAGCGAATGTACGATCTGCGGTGGAGACCAAGCAGCTTGAGCAGTGGGAGCCGCAATTCGCAGAGATTTTGTCAACGCTTGAGGTGAAGTAG
- a CDS encoding response regulator transcription factor, translating to MSQVSANQRVLIVEDDATLLRGLSDNFTSAGFDVQTATDGEAGIAYVLAEPPDLVVLDIMLPRINGYDLCRRVRQAKLEMPILMLTAKGQEEDIVRGLELGADDYMTKPFSIRELLARVKTLLRRHGNEMAERIVIGDLIFDRTSHNLTRDGHEIPLTSKEYALLEYFASRPHRALTRGDIINHVWGRSIIVNGRSVDRCVATLRSKIEPTPSQPQFIHTIRDVGYRFGLPE from the coding sequence ATGAGTCAAGTAAGTGCGAATCAGAGAGTCTTGATCGTCGAAGACGATGCGACCCTGCTGCGGGGACTGAGCGACAATTTCACCTCGGCCGGTTTCGACGTTCAAACGGCGACCGATGGCGAAGCGGGCATCGCGTATGTCTTGGCCGAGCCTCCTGACCTCGTAGTGCTAGACATCATGCTACCGCGGATTAATGGCTACGATCTCTGCAGACGTGTACGGCAGGCTAAACTTGAGATGCCGATCCTGATGCTTACGGCCAAGGGGCAGGAAGAAGATATCGTTCGCGGCCTGGAACTCGGAGCGGACGATTACATGACCAAGCCGTTCAGCATTCGCGAACTCTTGGCACGAGTAAAGACATTGTTACGTCGCCATGGCAACGAAATGGCTGAGCGCATTGTTATAGGTGACCTGATATTCGATCGCACTTCTCACAATTTGACTCGCGACGGACATGAAATCCCTTTGACCAGCAAGGAATACGCACTGCTGGAATACTTTGCATCACGCCCCCACCGGGCACTTACTCGAGGTGACATCATTAATCATGTGTGGGGGAGGTCAATCATCGTCAACGGCAGGAGCGTCGACCGCTGTGTTGCCACGCTGCGAAGCAAAATCGAGCCCACCCCAAGCCAGCCGCAATTCATTCATACGATTCGCGATGTTGGGTATCGATTTGGACTGCCTGAGTAG
- a CDS encoding CvpA family protein: MLYLAILICALLFAGVAMTVNEGLWSNAIALISVMLGGLFGIFIGVPAGNFLGEQAGKGPDNAWYFVFAGVWGVFTVSVLVIRIVADRTSRTKMRFIPLVDKIGGPLVGVFVAVMFASFAAYTLDRIAIKAGEWKYSDSPGFAQSVFTYARAPFWNVANSFASAEGIDKTFTASNP, translated from the coding sequence ATGTTGTACCTTGCCATCTTGATCTGTGCATTGTTGTTCGCTGGTGTTGCGATGACGGTAAACGAAGGGCTGTGGAGCAATGCTATTGCACTGATTAGTGTTATGCTAGGTGGCCTGTTTGGTATCTTCATTGGAGTGCCGGCGGGAAATTTTCTTGGGGAACAGGCGGGCAAGGGTCCAGACAACGCTTGGTATTTTGTGTTTGCGGGAGTGTGGGGTGTGTTTACGGTATCAGTACTGGTGATTCGAATCGTGGCAGATCGTACATCGCGGACCAAGATGCGATTTATCCCACTGGTAGACAAAATTGGCGGTCCGTTAGTGGGGGTTTTTGTCGCTGTCATGTTTGCCAGTTTCGCCGCCTACACGCTCGATCGCATCGCGATAAAGGCTGGCGAATGGAAATACTCCGATAGTCCTGGTTTTGCCCAAAGTGTCTTTACCTATGCTCGGGCGCCTTTTTGGAATGTCGCGAATTCGTTTGCCTCTGCAGAGGGCATTGACAAGACATTTACTGCGAGCAATCCCTAG
- a CDS encoding sensor histidine kinase, with protein MRSFWQSSSESDRLAWPILLLLLTVLVPSVGTVWMMREAVRNERLATGQRLTEAYQAHLQSASQAVEDRWIAQLEKLSEQVGKQTPAQAFADGISNGIADSLLVRDDQGQIVYPNMATTTTEEMPEKVPAWENAERLEFIGQWHKAAEAYARIAEDVYGPDVASAWQAQVRSLLKGDKRIEAIEVLQKLRGQDGLHDAQGRSFAAAAELRLLEVLDRDTKAWNEVANSLQRRLGDYQQNTLLAPQRRFLMNALQELASEPLNWPTQPAEELAARAISIYEPSFATPRLHPTPLAGMWSCASQDGSVVGLYRAESLPEQILKLTNDLALPKGVSFVVSGPQESSEAILDTSLGKSLPGWRLGLIADGNPFDETSKQRKAVHAWIALLVVAATCVLGWLLASTLQRRMRLAQLKNDLVATVSHELKTPLASIRLLVDTLLESENGEPRQSSKNNVREYLKLISHENARLTRLIDNFLTFSRLERDKQRFDYQVIDVCEVIQQAAAIFCERWDDECLHVVEGTEALVLGDKDALVTAVVNLLENARKYSDENREIHLTSATLGDQVTIAVRDNGIGMSPGATRHVFDRFYQVDQRVARSEGGCGLGLSIVAAIMQSHGGDAKVKSQPGAGSTFTLYLPKFHGDTAKQAAPVHVVTVPAEDNR; from the coding sequence ATGCGAAGCTTCTGGCAATCCAGTTCTGAGAGCGACCGCCTCGCGTGGCCTATCTTGCTGCTTCTGCTGACGGTATTGGTGCCATCCGTAGGAACGGTGTGGATGATGCGCGAGGCGGTACGCAATGAAAGGCTTGCTACCGGGCAGCGACTGACCGAGGCGTATCAGGCGCACCTGCAATCGGCTAGCCAGGCCGTCGAAGATCGCTGGATCGCACAGCTTGAAAAGTTGTCAGAGCAAGTGGGGAAACAAACCCCGGCACAGGCGTTCGCTGATGGGATTTCCAACGGCATCGCCGACAGCTTGCTTGTTCGCGATGACCAAGGTCAGATCGTCTACCCGAACATGGCGACCACGACTACCGAGGAAATGCCAGAGAAAGTCCCTGCGTGGGAGAACGCCGAGCGATTGGAATTCATCGGACAGTGGCACAAGGCAGCCGAGGCATATGCACGAATCGCCGAGGATGTGTACGGGCCGGATGTGGCATCAGCCTGGCAAGCTCAGGTGCGTAGTCTCTTGAAAGGAGACAAACGAATCGAGGCGATTGAGGTGCTGCAGAAGCTGCGTGGGCAAGACGGGCTGCACGACGCGCAAGGAAGATCCTTTGCCGCCGCGGCAGAGTTGCGACTTCTAGAAGTGCTGGACCGCGACACAAAAGCGTGGAACGAAGTTGCCAACAGTCTGCAGCGCCGCCTGGGAGATTACCAACAGAATACTCTGCTGGCCCCACAACGGCGGTTCTTAATGAATGCCCTTCAGGAGTTGGCTTCCGAGCCCCTTAATTGGCCCACGCAACCGGCTGAGGAATTGGCTGCCAGGGCGATTTCAATTTATGAGCCGAGTTTTGCGACGCCACGATTACATCCCACGCCACTCGCCGGAATGTGGAGCTGCGCGTCGCAGGATGGCAGTGTGGTGGGGCTCTATCGTGCCGAGTCACTCCCCGAGCAAATCTTGAAGCTGACAAATGACTTGGCACTGCCGAAAGGCGTGAGCTTTGTCGTCTCGGGTCCCCAAGAATCTTCCGAAGCAATATTGGACACTTCGCTCGGGAAGTCGCTCCCCGGTTGGCGACTTGGGCTGATAGCCGACGGCAATCCCTTCGACGAAACCTCAAAGCAGCGCAAGGCCGTGCATGCCTGGATTGCTCTTTTGGTGGTCGCGGCGACCTGTGTGTTGGGTTGGCTATTGGCATCGACGCTTCAGCGACGGATGCGTCTGGCACAACTCAAGAACGATCTGGTGGCGACAGTTTCCCACGAGCTCAAAACGCCGCTTGCCTCGATTCGCCTCTTAGTCGACACACTTTTGGAATCCGAAAATGGTGAGCCGCGCCAGAGTTCAAAGAACAATGTGCGTGAGTATCTCAAACTCATTTCGCATGAGAATGCGCGGCTTACACGATTAATCGACAATTTTTTGACGTTCTCTCGTTTGGAACGGGACAAACAACGATTTGATTATCAAGTGATCGATGTGTGCGAGGTGATTCAGCAGGCAGCAGCCATTTTTTGCGAACGCTGGGACGACGAGTGTCTGCACGTCGTCGAAGGGACCGAGGCTTTGGTATTGGGCGACAAGGATGCGCTGGTCACGGCCGTGGTAAACCTGTTGGAAAACGCCAGGAAGTATTCGGACGAAAACAGAGAAATTCATCTGACCTCCGCAACCTTGGGCGACCAAGTGACCATCGCCGTACGGGACAACGGCATCGGTATGAGTCCTGGGGCGACGCGCCACGTATTCGATCGATTTTACCAAGTGGACCAACGCGTGGCTCGCAGCGAGGGAGGTTGTGGCTTGGGGTTGAGCATCGTGGCCGCGATCATGCAATCGCACGGTGGTGACGCAAAGGTCAAGAGTCAGCCAGGCGCAGGAAGCACGTTTACTCTTTACTTGCCAAAATTCCACGGGGACACCGCAAAGCAAGCCGCACCAGTTCATGTTGTAACAGTTCCTGCGGAGGACAATCGATGA